A window from Neodiprion fabricii isolate iyNeoFabr1 chromosome 2, iyNeoFabr1.1, whole genome shotgun sequence encodes these proteins:
- the LOC124174780 gene encoding uncharacterized protein LOC124174780 isoform X3, producing the protein MQARQMNQPKKNTGEEPITPPPSYSTVVDERSHRYGFGIQHPSASAPYPVTMDHTETFQRMPMPMPVPMPMSMPTSMPMPMPMPESRITYESHFDDHEPRESTTTSYGIAETFRTTDHGHNRSGTDYNPAVATRVTDVSVESSIRDQTVHVFTQEQETSDYKPTLCCAFAIGLVMCGVLIAISVMIRGIRQHRL; encoded by the exons ATGCA AGCTCGTCAGATGAACcaaccaaaaaaaaacaccggCGAGGAGCCAATCACTCCGCCACCCTCGTACTCCACCGTTGTTGATGAACGGTCACACCGATATGGTTTCGGAATCCAGCACCCTTCAGCCTCTGCACCATATCCCGTGACGATGGATCACACAGAGACGTTTCAACGGATGCCGATGCCGATGCCGGTACCAATGCCAATGTCCATGCCTACTTCC ATGCCGATGCCGATGCCGATGCCAGAGTCCCGAATCACCTACGAGTCGCACTTCGACGACCATGAACCCAGGGAAAGCACAACCACCAGTTACGGGATTGCCGAGACGTTCAGGACCACTGACCACGGTCATAATCGCTCAGGCACTGATTACAATCCTGCAGTGGCTACTCGTGTGACAGACGTCAGCGTTGAGTCGTCCATCAGAGATCAAACTGTCCATGTTTTTACACAGGAACAGGAAACCTCTGACTACAAACCAACAC tgTGCTGTGCCTTCGCGATTGGATTAGTCATGTGTGGAGTTCTAATTGCCATATCAGTCATGATAAGGGGAATTCGTCAACACCGTCTTTAG
- the LOC124174777 gene encoding uncharacterized protein LOC124174777 produces MPDKPEPSAPETDSPPPSYSSLMASQSQGTYVPVPMESSQPAPYPTTVPVQQDTTSYYNPVNQVPMENGKPMSQPGFNITPYASTTYAPIVNEPPVVHVITPNRTIVASSQATNSRSKRSRYLTVLAAIGAIFIMIGVGSRMHQRTQERQLQQKRAHKVLRRQIQEELGDRGDFNDYDHFRREFEDPVMWNSGGNRYKRSITSVLPNRDYDFEALNRAAISFVKQLPQLKNLDSRPTVYDADHRFGHSLFKRNTMNKRLQGHVKRRYVKPNAGLRGTPITSCS; encoded by the exons ATGCCGGACAAACCGGAACCAAGCGCGCCGGAAACTGATTCACCGCCACCTTCGTACTCCAGTCTCATGGCCTCGCAGTCCCAGGGGACTTACGTCCCGGTACCGATGGAATCCAGTCAACCTGCACCCTATCCCACGACGGTGCCGGTTCAGCAGGACACCACATCGTACTACAACCCCGTTAACCAGGTGCCGATGGAGAATGGAAAACCGATGTCACAACCTGGATTCAACATTACCCCTTACGCCTCAACGACTTACGCTCCCATCGTGAACGAACCTCCGGTAGTCCATGTGATTACTCCAAATCGGACGATCGTGGCTTCTTCCCAAGCCACCAATTCAAGGAGCAAAA GATCTCGGTACTTAACGGTCTTGGCAGCGATAGGAGCGATATTCATCATGATCGGTGTCGGCTCGAGGATGCATCAAAGGACTCAGGAGAGACAACTGCAGCAGAAAAGGGCGCACAAAGTACTGCGCAGGCAAATACAAGAGGAACTTGGCGATCGTGGCGATTTCAACGACTACGATCATTTTCGGCGAGAGTTCGAGGATCCCGTAATGTGGAATTCTGGTGGGAACCGGTACAAGCGTTCGATAACTTCGGTGCTGCCAAATCGTGACTACGATTTTGAGGCTTTGAACAGGGCCGCAATCAGTTTCGTTAAGCAATTGCCTCAGTTGAAAAACTTGGACAGTCGACCAACCGTTTACGACGCGGACCACAGATTCGGTCACTCTCTCTTCAAACGGAACACCATGAACAAACGTCTGCAGGGGCATGTGAAGAG AAGATACGTAAAGCCGAACGCCGGCTTACGTGGAACCCCCATAACCAGTTGTTCCTAA
- the LOC124175456 gene encoding uncharacterized protein LOC124175456, whose translation MDPSRFNGTTMASSKETEALRTTEQGHVGATSDHDSQANPSAPLLQFGQNNPEVPGMEPPPYSSVVTQDSQAWRNHPGTFSTVNGQAPYPTGPAPYPTDGAPTFEALSEAPYPKAPAGVAPESVVSPRYSPPMNQGTIYPTLSGAGDQYYPVQKQYQQNQVAPLQTVYVVQNNADTSTTDVCCIALDCCICCDAFLDCLKICFGDIDNDS comes from the exons ATGGATCCGTCAAGGTTCAACGGCACCACTATGGCGTCCAGCAAAGAGACAGAGGCCTTGAGGACCACAGAG CAGGGACACGTAGGCGCGACGTCGGATCACGATAGTCAGGCGAACCCTTCGGCTCCCCTGCTCCAATTTGGTCAGAACAATCCGGAAGTACCCGGTATGGAACCGCCGCCTTACAGCTCAGTCGTGACGCAGGATTCCCAAGCCTGGCGAAATCACCCCGGCACCTTTTCCACCGTCAATGGTCAGGCTCCGTATCCTACCGGTCCGGCACCCTACCCTACCGACGGAGCTCCCACTTTCGAGGCCCTCTCAGAGGCCCCGTACCCAAAGGCCCCCGCGGGAGTTGCCCCCGAATCCGTGGTCAGCCCCCGCTATTCGCCCCCGATGAACCAAGGTACGATCTATCCGACACTGTCAGGTGCCGGTGACCAGTACTATCCAGTGCAGAAGCAGTACCAGCAGAACCAGGTTGCTCCGCTGCAGACGGTTTACGTAGTACAGAATAATGCTGACACAAGTACAACTGACGTCTGCTGCATTGCGTTGGACTGTTGTATCTGTTGCGACGCCTTCTTAGACTGCCTCAAAATCTGCTTCGGCGATATCGACAACGACTCGTAA
- the LOC124174780 gene encoding uncharacterized protein LOC124174780 isoform X1 codes for MQARQMNQPKKNTGEEPITPPPSYSTVVDERSHRYGFGIQHPSASAPYPVTMDHTETFQRMPMPMPVPMPMSMPTSMPMPMPMPMSMPMPMPMPESRITYESHFDDHEPRESTTTSYGIAETFRTTDHGHNRSGTDYNPAVATRVTDVSVESSIRDQTVHVFTQEQETSDYKPTLCCAFAIGLVMCGVLIAISVMIRGIRQHRL; via the exons ATGCA AGCTCGTCAGATGAACcaaccaaaaaaaaacaccggCGAGGAGCCAATCACTCCGCCACCCTCGTACTCCACCGTTGTTGATGAACGGTCACACCGATATGGTTTCGGAATCCAGCACCCTTCAGCCTCTGCACCATATCCCGTGACGATGGATCACACAGAGACGTTTCAACGGATGCCGATGCCGATGCCGGTACCAATGCCAATGTCCATGCCTACTTCCATGCCGATGCCGATGCCGATGCCGATGTCGATGCCGATGCCGATGCCGATGCCAGAGTCCCGAATCACCTACGAGTCGCACTTCGACGACCATGAACCCAGGGAAAGCACAACCACCAGTTACGGGATTGCCGAGACGTTCAGGACCACTGACCACGGTCATAATCGCTCAGGCACTGATTACAATCCTGCAGTGGCTACTCGTGTGACAGACGTCAGCGTTGAGTCGTCCATCAGAGATCAAACTGTCCATGTTTTTACACAGGAACAGGAAACCTCTGACTACAAACCAACAC tgTGCTGTGCCTTCGCGATTGGATTAGTCATGTGTGGAGTTCTAATTGCCATATCAGTCATGATAAGGGGAATTCGTCAACACCGTCTTTAG
- the LOC124174778 gene encoding MAPK-interacting and spindle-stabilizing protein-like isoform X2: MDPSRFNGTTMASSKETEALRTTERHVGATSGHDSQTNPSASLLQFGQHNPGVPSMEPPPYSSVVTQDSQAWHNPPGTFSSVNGQAPYPTGPAPYPTDGAPAFEVPSKAPYPTAPVVSSPYPAVSGITSQPTFTPGPASQAPYPVAAMPMPTPITTTGGQIGFTNPLTTEPKSATSGYQPAGYEPLNNQGMIYPTQSGAGGQYYPVQNPYQQNQVPPPQTVYVVQKNADTSTTDDDCAMLACCLASCYCLCECLKICISTD; the protein is encoded by the exons ATGGATCCGTCAAGGTTCAACGGCACCACTATGGCGTCCAGCAAAGAGACAGAGGCCTTGAGGACCACAGAG AGACACGTAGGCGCCACGTCGGGCCACGATAGCCAGACGAATCCTTCGGCTTCCCTGCTCCAATTTGGTCAGCACAATCCGGGAGTACCCAGCATGGAACCGCCGCCTTACAGCTCAGTCGTGACTCAGGATTCCCAAGCCTGGCATAACCCCCCTGGCACCTTTTCCAGCGTCAATGGTCAGGCTCCGTATCCCACCGGTCCGGCACCCTACCCTACCGACGGAGCTCCCGCTTTCGAGGTCCCCTCGAAGGCCCCGTACCCAACAGCCCCCGTGGTCAGCTCACCCTATCCAGCGGTATCCGGGATCACCAGTCAGCCAACGTTCACGCCTGGACCCGCCAGCCAAGCGCCGTATCCCGTAGCCGCGATGCCGATGCCGACGCCCATCACGACGACTGGGGGACAAATCGGCTTTACGAACCCCCTGACGACGGAACCGAAGTCAGCGACGTCGGGATACCAGCCCGCGGGGTACGAACCCCTGAATAACCAGGGGATGATCTATCCGACGCAGTCAGGTGCCGGCGGCCAGTATTATCCGGTACAGAATCCTTACCAGCAGAACCAGGTGCCTCCGCCGCAGACGGTTTACGTAGTACAGAAGAACGCTGACACAAGTACAACTGATGACGACTGCGCTATGCTGGCCTGTTGTTTGGCCAGTTGCTACTGCTTATGCGAGTGCCTCAAAATCTGCATTTCGACCGACTAg
- the LOC124174778 gene encoding MAPK-interacting and spindle-stabilizing protein-like isoform X1, with product MDPSRFNGTTMASSKETEALRTTEQRHVGATSGHDSQTNPSASLLQFGQHNPGVPSMEPPPYSSVVTQDSQAWHNPPGTFSSVNGQAPYPTGPAPYPTDGAPAFEVPSKAPYPTAPVVSSPYPAVSGITSQPTFTPGPASQAPYPVAAMPMPTPITTTGGQIGFTNPLTTEPKSATSGYQPAGYEPLNNQGMIYPTQSGAGGQYYPVQNPYQQNQVPPPQTVYVVQKNADTSTTDDDCAMLACCLASCYCLCECLKICISTD from the exons ATGGATCCGTCAAGGTTCAACGGCACCACTATGGCGTCCAGCAAAGAGACAGAGGCCTTGAGGACCACAGAG CAGAGACACGTAGGCGCCACGTCGGGCCACGATAGCCAGACGAATCCTTCGGCTTCCCTGCTCCAATTTGGTCAGCACAATCCGGGAGTACCCAGCATGGAACCGCCGCCTTACAGCTCAGTCGTGACTCAGGATTCCCAAGCCTGGCATAACCCCCCTGGCACCTTTTCCAGCGTCAATGGTCAGGCTCCGTATCCCACCGGTCCGGCACCCTACCCTACCGACGGAGCTCCCGCTTTCGAGGTCCCCTCGAAGGCCCCGTACCCAACAGCCCCCGTGGTCAGCTCACCCTATCCAGCGGTATCCGGGATCACCAGTCAGCCAACGTTCACGCCTGGACCCGCCAGCCAAGCGCCGTATCCCGTAGCCGCGATGCCGATGCCGACGCCCATCACGACGACTGGGGGACAAATCGGCTTTACGAACCCCCTGACGACGGAACCGAAGTCAGCGACGTCGGGATACCAGCCCGCGGGGTACGAACCCCTGAATAACCAGGGGATGATCTATCCGACGCAGTCAGGTGCCGGCGGCCAGTATTATCCGGTACAGAATCCTTACCAGCAGAACCAGGTGCCTCCGCCGCAGACGGTTTACGTAGTACAGAAGAACGCTGACACAAGTACAACTGATGACGACTGCGCTATGCTGGCCTGTTGTTTGGCCAGTTGCTACTGCTTATGCGAGTGCCTCAAAATCTGCATTTCGACCGACTAg
- the LOC124174780 gene encoding uncharacterized protein LOC124174780 isoform X2 produces MNQPKKNTGEEPITPPPSYSTVVDERSHRYGFGIQHPSASAPYPVTMDHTETFQRMPMPMPVPMPMSMPTSMPMPMPMPMSMPMPMPMPESRITYESHFDDHEPRESTTTSYGIAETFRTTDHGHNRSGTDYNPAVATRVTDVSVESSIRDQTVHVFTQEQETSDYKPTLCCAFAIGLVMCGVLIAISVMIRGIRQHRL; encoded by the exons ATGAACcaaccaaaaaaaaacaccggCGAGGAGCCAATCACTCCGCCACCCTCGTACTCCACCGTTGTTGATGAACGGTCACACCGATATGGTTTCGGAATCCAGCACCCTTCAGCCTCTGCACCATATCCCGTGACGATGGATCACACAGAGACGTTTCAACGGATGCCGATGCCGATGCCGGTACCAATGCCAATGTCCATGCCTACTTCCATGCCGATGCCGATGCCGATGCCGATGTCGATGCCGATGCCGATGCCGATGCCAGAGTCCCGAATCACCTACGAGTCGCACTTCGACGACCATGAACCCAGGGAAAGCACAACCACCAGTTACGGGATTGCCGAGACGTTCAGGACCACTGACCACGGTCATAATCGCTCAGGCACTGATTACAATCCTGCAGTGGCTACTCGTGTGACAGACGTCAGCGTTGAGTCGTCCATCAGAGATCAAACTGTCCATGTTTTTACACAGGAACAGGAAACCTCTGACTACAAACCAACAC tgTGCTGTGCCTTCGCGATTGGATTAGTCATGTGTGGAGTTCTAATTGCCATATCAGTCATGATAAGGGGAATTCGTCAACACCGTCTTTAG